One genomic window of Oncorhynchus clarkii lewisi isolate Uvic-CL-2024 chromosome 5, UVic_Ocla_1.0, whole genome shotgun sequence includes the following:
- the LOC139409119 gene encoding small ribosomal subunit protein eS27-like isoform X2 yields MSLAKDLMHPTLLAERQRHKKKRLVQSPNSYFMDVKCPGCYRITTVFSHAQRVVPCGGCSFVLCQPRGGKCRLTEGCSFRRKQH; encoded by the exons ATGTCG CTCGCTAAGGACCTAATGCACCCTACTTTGCTGGCTGAGAGGCAAAGACACAAGAAGAAGAGGTTGGTTCAGAGTCCCAACTCCTACTTCATGGATGTAAAATGCCCAG GCTGCTACAGGATCACCACAGTGTTCAGTCATGCCCAGAGAGTGGTGCCCTGTGGCGGCTGCTCCTTCGTCCTGTGCCAGCCCAGAGGGGGCAAATGTCGCCTCACTGAGG GCTGCTCGTTCAGAAGAAAGCAACACTGA
- the LOC139409122 gene encoding ras-related protein Rab-8A codes for MAKTYDYLFKLLLIGDSGVGKTCVLFRFSEDAFNSTFISTIGIDFKIRTIELDGKKIKLQIWDTAGQERFRTITTAYYRGAMGIMLVFDITNEKSFENIKNWIRNIEEHASADVEKMVLGNKCDVNDKRQVSKDRGEKLALEYGIKFMETSAKANINVENAFMTLARDIKAKMDKKLEGNSPQGSSQGVKITEQPKKSSFFRCTLL; via the exons ATGGCGAAGACTTACGATTACTTGTTCAAATTACTGTTAATCGGCGATTCTGGCGTCGGAAAGACTTGTGTGTTGTTCAGATTTTCAGAAGATGCGTTTAACTCAACGTTTATCTCGACAATAG GTATTGATTTCAAAATTAGAACAATAGAACTAGACGGGAAGAAGATCAAGCTACAGATATG GGACACAGCTGGCCAGGAGCGGTTTCGAACAATCACAACGGCATATTACAGAGGAGCCATG GGCATCATGTTAGTCTTCGACATCACCAACGAGAAGTCATTTGAAAACATCAAGAACTGGATAAGGAATATAGAGGAG CATGCCTCTGCAGATGTGGAGAAGATGGTGCTGGGCAACAAGTGTGACGTCAATGACAAGCGACAGGTGTCCAAAGACAGAGGGGAGAAG TTAGCGTTGGAGTACGGTATTAAGTTTATGGAGACCAGTGCAAAGGCCAACATCAACGTGGAGAAT GCATTTATGACCCTTGCCAGAGACATCAAGGCGAAAATGGACAAGAAactg GAGGGCAACAGTCCTCAGGGCAGCAGTCAGGGGGTGAAGATCACAGAGCAGCCCAAGAAGAGCAGTTTCTTCCGCTGCACCCTCCTGTGA
- the LOC139409119 gene encoding small ribosomal subunit protein eS27-like isoform X1 has product MSLAKDLMHPTLLAERQRHKKKRLVQSPNSYFMDVKCPGCYRITTVFSHAQRVVPCGGCSFVLCQPRGGKCRLTEGKTLYNHIAQEPELIQ; this is encoded by the exons ATGTCG CTCGCTAAGGACCTAATGCACCCTACTTTGCTGGCTGAGAGGCAAAGACACAAGAAGAAGAGGTTGGTTCAGAGTCCCAACTCCTACTTCATGGATGTAAAATGCCCAG GCTGCTACAGGATCACCACAGTGTTCAGTCATGCCCAGAGAGTGGTGCCCTGTGGCGGCTGCTCCTTCGTCCTGTGCCAGCCCAGAGGGGGCAAATGTCGCCTCACTGAGGGTAAGACGTTGTACAATCACATTGCTCAAGAGCCTGAACTTATACAGTAG
- the LOC139409121 gene encoding hematopoietic SH2 domain-containing protein homolog, with the protein MDGTQTQGRHDALSWFTEFQLDCVIRNGVVPEWFHGIISRKVAEEMLLSNPTGYFLIRVSESRIGYTLSYRATDRCRHFMIDVLKDNRYIIVGEDMHHSSLQDLVNFHRRVPIMPFNELLTVACGQVSKDKTDYAELLFPKRPAMNPNHGVLPNNPPHMHSSTHLKVAEDIPPALPHRPSTLSDPAGPPPNTSKPPVSPNTPSPRLYPCLETELNTLSFQTPSMVDHTAKPVPLPRKMHVVTTAQADQPPELPARGPALPQRKDTDQSSTTSKGPTEPRTVGTGRPQTRPNTHHQDPNSNQQKNQDVKSVVSNLSYFRRKFHKKRSASQEHMYAEISVEDEQGQDQGKLTAVEARDRDIDTAADNEYQMLPGEIDNGLPPITAATAVRPTDCGLLPEYLNPPPFAPGY; encoded by the exons ATGGATGGAACACAGACTCAGGGAAGACATGACGCCCTTTCCTGGTTCACTGAGTTCCAACTGGACTGTGTCATCAGGAATGGGGTAGTTCCAGAATGGTTCCATGGCATTATTTCCAGGAA GGTTGCTGAGGAAATGCTCCTGTCCAATCCCACAGGCTACTTCCTGATCCGTGTCAGTGAAAGCAGGATAGGATACACACTCTCCTATCG TGCCACTGATCGGTGCAGGCACTTCATGATCGATGTGCTGAAGGACAATCGCTACATTATTGTAGGAGAGGACATGCATCACAGCTCACTGCAAGACCTGGTGAACTTTCACCGCAGGGTGCCTATCATGCCTTTCAATGAGCTGCTGACTGTAGCTTGTGGACAG GTATCAAAGGACAAGACTGATTATGCAGAACTGTTATTCCCCAAAAGACCAGCCATGAACCCTAATCATGGTGTGTTGCCAAATAACCCCCCACACATGCACAGTAGTACTCATCTGAAAGTAGCTGAGGACATTCCACCTGCCCTCCCACATCGTCCCAGCACATTGAGTGACCCTGCCGGCCCACCTCCAAACACTAGCAAACCACCTGTATCTCCAAACACCCCTTCTCCCAGACTCTACCCCTGCCTGGAGACTGAGTTAAACACACTGAGCTTCCAAACCCCAAGCATG GTAGATCATACTGCTAAACCAGTGCCATTGCCCAGGAAAATGCATGTAGTCACCACGGCCCAGGCGGACCAACCTCCTGAGTTACCTGCCAGAGGCCCTGCTCTACCACAGAGAAAGGACACGGACCAGAGCAGCACAACATCTAAAGGTCCCACAGAACCCAGGACTGTGGGTACAGGCAGACCACAGACCCGACCAAACACACACCACCAGGACCCAAACTCCAACCAACAGAAGAATCAAGATGTAAAGTCCGTGGTCAGCAACCTGAGCTACTTCAGGAGGAAGTTCCATAAGAAGAGAAGTGCCTCTCAGGAGCACATGTATGCAGAGATTAGTGTGGAGGATGAGCAGGGGCAAGACCAGGGGAAACTCACAGCCGTGGAGGCTAGAGATAGGGACATTGATACAGCTGCTGATAACGAGTATCAGATGctaccaggagagattgacaatGGCCTTCCACCCATCACTGCTGCCACCGCTGTTAGACCCACGGACTGTGGGTTACTGCCAGAGTATCTGAACCCTCCTCCTTTTGCCCCAGGATACTAA